One Fimbriiglobus ruber genomic window carries:
- a CDS encoding superinfection immunity protein: MDADTSLTTDLTLLASDPKLWLILTFYFLPTLLAAWNKSATLPLCFWVNLLAGWTLIGWIAAALLSLAPSKNDMAYRNRVRQAKDDFYLREAEKSLSTPPAP, encoded by the coding sequence ATGGATGCCGACACGTCACTGACCACCGATCTCACTTTGCTCGCGAGCGATCCGAAGCTGTGGCTGATTCTGACCTTCTATTTCCTGCCGACTCTGTTGGCCGCGTGGAATAAGAGCGCCACTCTGCCCCTCTGCTTTTGGGTCAATCTTCTGGCCGGGTGGACACTGATCGGATGGATCGCTGCCGCTCTTCTCTCGCTCGCTCCGAGCAAAAACGATATGGCATACCGCAACCGGGTGAGGCAAGCGAAAGACGACTTCTACCTTCGCGAGGCGGAGAAGTCCCTCAGCACGCCGCCGGCTCCGTAA